The Vicia villosa cultivar HV-30 ecotype Madison, WI linkage group LG1, Vvil1.0, whole genome shotgun sequence genome includes a region encoding these proteins:
- the LOC131626903 gene encoding leucine--tRNA ligase, chloroplastic/mitochondrial, with product MLHSHLHLNLQFLSPHSSLPSSNHHTIPFPTPIRRPSSSTTTLRLRNCSRRITNSATNDKLNETEKKKPPQQTVNRAYPFHEIEPKWQRFWEQHRTFRTPDDDIDMSKPKYYILDMFPYPSGAGLHVGHPLGYTATDILARFKRMQGHNVLHPMGWDAFGLPAEQYAIETGTHPKLTTVTNINRFTSQLKSLGFSYDWDREISTIEPEYYKWTQWIFLQLLKRGLAYQAEVPVNWCPALGTVLANEEVIDGVSERGGHPVVRKPMRQWMLKITAYADRLLEDLDDLDWPESVKEMQRNWIGRSEGAELEFCILDGDGKERDMQIIVYTTRPDTIFGATYLVVAPEHPLLSSLVSTAQSNYMEDYIDIASRKSDLERTELQKEKTGVFTGCYAKNPANGEAIPIWVADYVLGSYGTGAIMAVPAHDSRDYEFALKYDIPVRWVVMPDDKSINESGKAFPGEGIIVDSSDTLTGLDINGLCSKEAAQKVIDWAEQGGNGKRKVNYKLRDWLFARQRYWGEPIPVIFLDDSGETVPLDETELPLILPELDDFSPSGTGEPPLSKAVSWVKTTDRLSGRPATRETNTMPQWAGSCWYYLRFMDPNNSKELVDKAKERYWGPVDVYVGGAEHAVLHLLYARFWHKVLFDIGVVSTKEPFQCVINQGIILGEVQYMACRDKDGNLVSADSTNMLNEHSLEKISEEKVTKSGDSFVLKDNPEVRLVARAHKMSKSRGNVVNPDDVISEYGADSLRLYEMFMGPLRDSKTWSTGGIEGVYRFLGRTWRLIVGLPLSDGTFKDRTVSVDEEPTIEQLRYLHKCIAKVTEEIEGTRFNTGISAMMEFLNAAYKWDKHPRSVVEAFVLLLSPYAPHMAEELWSRLGHTKSLAYEPFPKANPAYLKDSIIVLPVQINGKTRGTIQVEETCTEEDAFALASRDEKLSKYLDGQSVRKRIYVPGKILNVVLDRKNIKVGVQ from the exons ATGCTGCACTCTCATCTTCATCTCAATCTCCAATTCCTCTCACCACACTCCTCTCTCCCTTCCTCTAACCACCACACCATTCCATTTCCCACTCCAATCCGAAGACCTTCTTCTTCTACTACTACTCTCAGACTTCGCAATTGCAGCCGCAGAATCACAAACTCCGCCACAAATGACAAACTAAACGAAACAGAGAAGAAGAAACCACCGCAACAGACCGTCAATAGAGCTTATCCTTTCCATGAAATTGAGCCCAAGTGGCAGCGGTTTTGGGAGCAACACCGCACTTTCAGAACCCCCGATGATGATATCGATATGTCCAAACCTAAATATTACATTCTTGACATGTTCCCTTACCCTAG tGGAGCTGGTTTACATGTTGGACATCCACTTGGATACACTGCCACTGATATTCTAGCTAGGTTTAAACGAATGCAAGGACATAATGTGTTGCATCCAATGGGGTGGGATGCTTTTGGATTACCTGCCGAACAATATGCAATTGAG ACAGGAACTCACCCGAAGCTCACCACTGTGACGAATATTAATCGCTTTACCTCTCAG TTGAAATCATTAGGATTCTCATATGATTGGGATCGTGAAATATCAACCATAGAACCTGAATATTACAAATGGACTCAATGGATCTTTCTACAACTTTTAAAGAGAGGATTGGCATATCAG GCTGAAGTTCCTGTTAATTGGTGTCCTGCACTTGGCACGGTGTTGGCCAATGAGGAGGTTATTGATGGCGTGAGTGAGCGTGGTGGTCATCCAGTAGTAAGAAAG CCAATGAGGCAATGGATGCTCAAGATTACTGCATATGCTGACCGTCTTCTAGAGGATTTAGATGACCTTGACTGGCCTGAAAGTGTAAAAGAAATGCAGAGAAATTGGATAGGAAGGTCAGAAGGAGCTGAGttagaattttgcattcttgatGGTGATGGAAAGGAGAGAGACATGCAGATTATTGTGTATACTACCAGGCCTGATACAATCTTCGGGGCAAC GTACTTGGTTGTGGCACCAGAGCATCCCTTGCTGTCGTCATTGGTTTCCACTGCCCAGAGCAATTAT ATGGAGGATTATATTGACATTGCCTCAAGAAAGAGTGACCTAGAGAGGACAGAGCTTCAGAAGGAAAAGACTGGAGTCTTTACTGGTTGTTATGCAAAAAATCCGGCAAATGGGGAAGCCATTCCAATATGGGTGGCAGATTATGTTCTGGGGAG TTATGGAACAGGAGCAATCATGGCTGTGCCGGCACATGATTCACGCGATTATGAATTTGCTTTGAAATATGATATTCCTGTTCGCTGGGTTGTGATGCCAGATGATAAAAGTATTAATGAATCTGGAAAGGCTTTTCCAGGTGAAGGCATTATTGTAGATTCATCAGATACGTTAACGGGGCTTGACATTAATGGCTTGTGTAGCAAAGAAGCTGCTCAGAAAGTCATTGATTGGGCAGAGCAAGGTGGAAATGGAAAGAGAAAG GTGAACTACAAGTTAAGGGATTGGCTTTTTGCTCGGCAGCGCTACTGGGGTGAACCTATCCCTGTCATCTTCTTGGATGACAGTGGTGAGACCGTCCCTCTTGATGAGACTGAATTGCCCCTTATTCTACCCGAATTGGATGATTTTTCTCCCTCAGGAACAGGGGAGCCTCCTCTGTCTAAGGCAGTCTCTTGG GTGAAGACCACAGATAGGTTATCCGGAAGACCTGCTACTCGGGAAACAAATACCATGCCACAGTGGGCTGGTTCATGCTG GTACTACTTGAGGTTTATGGACCCAAATAATTCCAAAGAATTGGTCGATAAGGCAAAAGAAAG GTATTGGGGCCCTGTTGATGTTTATGTTGGTGGGGCTGAGCATGCAGTTCTCCATTTACTATATGCTAGGTTCTGGCACAAG GTTCTCTTTGACATTGGTGTTGTCTCTACCAAGGAGCCCTTCCAATGTGTCATAAACCAGGGGATTATCCTTGGAGAG GTTCAATATATGGCTTGCAGGGATAAAGATGGAAATTTGGTATCTGCTGATTCTACAAATATGTTGAATGAACATAGTCTAGAAAAAATTTCTGAGGAAAAG GTCACAAAATCTGGGGATTCTTTTGTCTTGAAAGATAATCCTGAAGTACGTTTAGTTGCCCGTGCTCATAAAATGAGTAAAAGCAGGGGAAATGTTGTTAATCCTGATGATGTCATTTCTGAGTATGGTGCCGATTCTCTTCGTTTATACGAAATGTTCATGGGACCACTGAG AGACTCCAAAACATGGAGTACTGGCGGTATTGAAGGTGTATATCGGTTTCTAGGTAGAACTTGGAGGCTAATTGTTGGCTTACCTTTGTCCGATGGCACATTTAAGGATAGAACTGTATCAGTTGACGAGGAGCCTACTATAGAACAACTTCGTTATCTTCATAAATGCATTGCTAAG GTAACAGAGGAAATTGAAGGTACACGGTTCAACACTGGAATTTCTGCAATGATGGAGTTCCTTAATGCAGCATATAAG TGGGATAAACATCCAAGATCAGTGGTCGAGGCTTTTGTTTTGCTGCTATCACCATATGCGCCACACATGGCTGAAGAGCTTTGGTCTCGTCTAGGTCACACCAAATCATTAGCCTATGAGCCTTTTCCTAAG GCGAATCCTGCTTATTTGAAGGACTCAATCATAGTCCTCCCAGTTCAGATTAATGGCAAGACCAGAGGTACCATCCAGGTTGAAGAAACATGTACAGAGGAGGATGCTTTTGCATTAGCATCTAGGGATGAAAAGCTATCCAAGTATTTGGATGGTCAATCTGTCAGGAAAAGAATTTATGTTCCTGGCAAGATCTTGAATGTTGTTCTGGATCGTAAAAACATCAAGGTTGGTGTACAATAG
- the LOC131599802 gene encoding peroxidase 29 yields MEISLPLMLLTTMVSIAMPLSFVVEGNQLSYNYYKNSCPNLESLIEKELMSLFLIDITAPSAFLRLMFHDCQVQGCDASILLDTNYATHGSEMKSSRNFGIRHRETIDDIKSKLEQECPGQVSCADILILAAKVSVSLSGGPYIQVPLGRKDSTTSSPKEADAKIPSPTITVDEFISIFKSTGMSIQESVSILGAHTLGVGHCLNIVGSLYNQEIGDNMDLKFKTLLTLACPTEIPLTNLTVVPNDMTPIIFDNQYYRDILMGKALFGIDSSISRDPRTAPFVMRFAEDQRYFFEAFSSAFVKLSSPNVLTNIQGEVRRKCNQVN; encoded by the exons ATGGAAATATCTCTTCCTTTGATGCTGCTTACGACTATGGTTAGTATAGCTATGCCACTATCTTTTGTGGTAGAAGGGAACCAACTTTCTTACAACTACTACAAGAATTCATGTCCAAACTTGGAAAGTTTGATCGAGAAAGAATTGATGAGCCTATTCTTGATCGATATTACTGCACCATCAGCATTTCTCAGACTCATGTTTCATGATTGCCAAGTtcag GGATGTGATGCCTCAATTTTGTTGGACACAAACTACGCTACTCACGGCTCTGAAATGAAATCATCGAGAAACTTTGGAATCAGACATAGGGAAACAATCGATGACATAAAATCAAAATTAGAACAAGAATGTCCAGGACAAGTGTCTTGTGCTGATATTCTTATACTAGCTGCAAAAGTATCAGTGTCACTCTCTGGAGGACCTTATATTCAGGTTCCACTTGGAAGAAAAGATTCGACAACATCTAGCCCTAAAGAGGCTGATGCTAAGATTCCTTCACCAACAATAACAGTCGATGAATTTATATCCATTTTCAAATCTACAGGAATGAGCATTCAAGAATCTGTTTCCATTTTAG GTGCACATACACTAGGCGTTGGACACTGCTTAAACATTGTTGGATCACTGTATAATCAAGAGATAGGAGACAATATGGATTTGAAGTTTAAAACCTTACTAACTCTAGCATGCCCTACAGAGATTCCTCTGACAAACCTCACAGTTGTGCCTAATGACATGACTCCTATAATATTTGACAATCAATATTACCGAGACATTCTGATGGGAAAAGCTTTGTTTGGTATTGACTCGAGTATTTCTAGAGATCCACGAACTGCACCCTTTGTCATGAGGTTTGCTGAGGATCAGAGATACTTTTTTGAGGCTTTCTCATCTGCATTTGTTAAGCTTTCTTCTCCCAATGTTCTCACAAATATTCAGGGTGAAGTCAGGAGGAAATGCAACCAGGTGAATTAA